TAACGAGGTGTCTCGTCCCGGAGAGCGGGCTCGGCGGGCGGGAGGAGTTCATCGAGCGCGCGGGCGGCGCCGGCCGTGATGTCGGACACAGTGAGGGACGGTTCGGCGGTCAACGCGGCGGGTAGTTCGTCCGGGAAGTAGAGGGTGGCGGCGGCATCCGGCGGCGTGTGCATAAGCCCATGGTGTCGCACGGGATTGCACGACGCCAACCGTCAAAGCGACGGTCGGGCACAAAGAACTGCGCTTGTGGGAGTGCATAAATGTGGCCTTGTGGCAGCATTACACGCGGGGTCGGGGGAGATCTCGTCTCTAAATTTACTAATTCCTGGAAGGCAATACTGCGATGAATAAGGTGTCAGTCACCAATGATCAGGTTCGCACCGGGATGTTGCGATCGATCGCACCCGAAACCGGGGCGGAGTACTCGGTGGTCGTGGCGAGCCCGCGGTCGGAGCCCGAACTGTGGCGTGAGTACCTCGCCGGCGCGGACGCGTCGTACCACCGCCACGGGTGCGCGGCCGCACTCGAGTACGACGAGGTCGCCGGCGGCGAGGGCACCGCGATGTTCTTCGCGGTGCTCGACAGCGAGGGCAAGGTTGTCGGCGGACTACGGGTCCAACCCCGGTTGGAGGCGGCTGCGCAGTCGCACGCGCTGGTCGAATGGGCGGGTCAGCCCGGTCAGGTGCAGCTCGTCAACGCCATCGAAGAACGCCTGCACGACGGCATCGTCGAGGTCAAGACGGCCTGGGTGGACGAGCGATCGGCGATCGCGGGGTCGGTGGCCGGTCAGTTGTCGCGGTTGGGGCTGGTCATCATGGAGATGTCCGGGGTCGAGGCCATGATGGCGACCGCGGCCGACCACGTTCTGCGCCGTTGGCAATCCGGTGGTGGACGCCTCGACGAGTCGGTGTCCGCGACGCCGTTCCCCGACGACCGGTACCGCACCCGGCTCATGTGGTGGGACCGCGCCCGGCTCGACACCCTCACCAGCCCGGAGACCTGGCGTCGGATGCGCCGGGAGGCCGACGCACTCCAGGCCGCGACGACTCAGCGCCCGCTGGTCCGGCTGTCGATGTCGACGAAGTCGGCCGGGCGTCGGTAGAAGACCTCGTACAGGCTGGCCGACGGCGGAGACACCGTCCGCTCGGCGTCGGCGGCATGTGCGCTCGGCGCGCCGTCGTTCCAGGTCACTGCGTCGATGGATTTGATGACCGTGGTGTCCCGGCCGTTCTCCTTGGCCTGATACACGCAGGCGTCGGCCTGGCCCAGGAGGTTGCCGATCACGTCGTCGGTCGAATAGGCGGTGTCGAAACGGCCGGAGACCAGCGGGTCGCCGGCGACGCGCAGCGGCGCGCAGACACCGCCGACGCTGATGGTGACCGGCGCTGCGGCGGCGACGGCGGCCCGTAGGCGTTCGGCGCTGAGCCACAGTTCGTCCGCGTCGTGGACGACGTGGAACATGAGGAACTCCTCGCCGCCGTAGCGGCACACCTCCGAACCCACGGGGGCGTGCTCGCGGATCGCGGCCGACGCCGCCAGCAGCACGCCGTCACCGGCGAGGTGGCCGTACTGGTCGTTGATCTTCTTGAAATGGTCGACGTCGAGCAGCAGGATGCCGATCCAACCGGTGGACGACCGTGCGGCCGAGAGGAGCTGCGATGCGCGGATCAGGAAGCCGCGCCGGTTCAGCAGGCCGGTCAGCGGGTCGATCCCGACCAGGCGGGTCTGCTGATCGAGCACGGCCTCCATCGACTTGCGCAATGCGACGACCAGGAAGACCGGCACCACGATCAGGCCGAGCATCGCGCCGAAGCTGATCAGGTACTCCGGCAGCGAGGGCGTTGTCACCGCGAGGACGGTTGCCGCACAGACGACCGCCAGCGCCAGATGGGACAGGATGAGTCGGGTGGTCGCCGAGATCGCGCCGATCGCCGGGATGACCGCGACGATGGCGAGGACGAGCGTCGACGATCGTGGCGAGGCCAGGATCATCGAGGTGCCGCAGATGCCCACGATCCCCAACCCGCCCAGGAACGCGAACTCGAGGTCGGTCAGCCGGGCGCGGATGGCCGTCACCGCGAAGACGACCGCGATGAACGACCAGATGGTGAGCAGGATGGGCATGCCGCCCGGGTACAGCGTCTCGGGCGCGAGCACGCTGATGACCGGCAGCGGGATGACACCGCCGGTGCTGATCAGTGTCGCCATCGACCGGGCGTCGTAGCGCCGGAGCACCCTCCTGATCAACGACATCTACCACGACCGCTTTCCGTCGGCGGCTGTGGGGACAGCCGCTTGTTCGCCGAGATTCGCATTAATGCCACTGCGACTGCATTGGCGGAAACCGCGTAATCTTTCGTGTCCTACACATAGGCAATGAAAGCACCTTACCAGCAGTTTTGCCGCTTCTCGCGGAATCGTTAGCAGCGCTGCCGAGAATAGTGGCGAATCGCCGGCCGCGTCGGTCTCAGATTTTGTGAACATCTGTCAAAAGAAATCGATGTCTCGACCCGGGCCCACGAAAATTGCACACGGTTTCGTCGAACCGTCGCGGCGGGCATTTGTGAGAACGGTCATGACGGCCGGCCCTGGTCCGCCAGCGGTGGCGCCTCGTCCTCCTTCCCGGAAGCGGACCGGCTGAGTAGTATCTCCGCGATGGAGAACTGCGGCGCCCCCGGCGTCGCCCTGGGGGGATCGGACCAGCGAATGACGTCGTGTTGACGTTCGGCACCTCGGTGATCGCGGTGTCGGTCGACCCGTACCACCGAGCCGTCGTCGCGTATGGCTACGAGACGTCGGCCGCGGCCGCCGAGCGCTTCATCGAACAGGTGCTGATGCCCATCAGTCCGCGGGCGCGTTTCCAGCGGCGGTCGGACTTCGACTGGCTCATCCACCTCCCGTGGACCGGCGCCGGTGACGACGAGAGCGGACGCAACGCACTGATCGAGGCGGCCCGTACCAAACTCGGTGCGCACACCGTGAGCGACGGGGAACGCAACTGGTTCCTCGACGTGTGCATGGGCGTCGCCGTCGGCGATGTGCACCTCGCCGCCGAGTCCGAGGACGATCTGGTCCGCCACGCCGATGCCGCCCTGTGCATCGCGCTGAGCAGCCGCACCGCCGTCGCATTCGCATCGCCGACGATGCTGCGCCACATCCGGGCCGAGGTCGACCTCGCGGGTTGGCTCACCAGATCGGTCGAGCGCGACTTCTCGGTCTTCTATCAGCCGATCGTCGCGGTACCCGACCGGCGGGTCGTCGGGTACGAGTCGCTGCTCCGGTGGCACACCGAGTCCGGTGTGCTGGCTCCGGACGCGTTCCTGTCTGTGGCCGAGGGGATCTCGCTGCTCGCCCCCATCGGACGGCATGCGATCGGCGAGGCCATCCGGGACCTGTCGGGGGCGATCACCCGGAACGTCGGGCCGAGCACGTTCGTCTCCCTCAACCTGTCCGGGCAGCAGTTGTGGGACGACGGGCTCGTCTCGTACGTCCACGGCCTGATCGACGGTCATGGTGTCGAGCCGTCGAGGGTCTGGGTCGAGGTGCGGGAGGACCAGGCGATCCGGGTCGACACCTCCGCGTCGCGGGCGATCGACGCGCTCCACGAACTCGGCTGCACGATCTGCATCGACGACCTGGGGGCCGGGTTCTCGGCCCTGCGCTACGTCCGCGATCTCCCGGTCGACGTCCTGAAGGTCGATCGGACGCTCATCGCGCAACTGGCCGACAGCTCGCCCGATCGCGCCGTCGTCCGCGCGATCGGTGAGATGGCCGCCGCCACCGGGGTGAAGATGGTCGCCGAGGGGATCGAATCCGAGGCGTTGCTCCCGATGCTCGAGGAGTTCGGGTTCGACTACGCCCAGGGCTTCCTGTTCGGCCGCCCGGCGCCGCTCGTCGAACTGTTCGGGTCTGACCGGTAGCGAAGGCTAGGTGCCCGATTTCGTTGTGGCGCAGCGTATTGCTCCCTGGGGTGCGAAGCGTGGCCGATCCTGCTCCCTGAGGTGCGAGCGAAGCGAGCCTCGAAGGGCGTGGTGAACATTTCTTGCCAGGCCCTTCGAGGCTCGTCGCTATCGCTCCTCGCACCTCAGGGAGCGAAAGGCTGTCGCTATCGCTCCTCGCACCTCAGGGAGCGAAAGGCTGTCGCTATCGCTCCTCGCACCTCAGGGAGCAGAGAGAGACGGCACCGCTTTACCCGACAGACCAACGGTTCTGCGGTTCGTTCGGACTAGGGAGCGGGATGATTCGTCGTCGATGGCACCCCCCTTCGACATGCGGCTGCTTCCTCAAATGTGTTGGGGCTTTAGACGATCAATTCATGTGACCGTACTGGTCTCGATCGCCTGTGGTCGGCTGGCCGACTCCACCTCGATCCGCCGCGGCTTGGCCTTCTCGGCGACCGGGATGGTCACGGTGAGAACGCCGTTGTCGTAGCGCGCCGAGATGGCCGCGCTGTCGATGGCGTCGCCGAGAGTCAGTTGGCGGCGGTAGGTTCCGGAGAATCGTTCGCTCGTCAGCCACTGCACGCCCTCGTCGGACGGCGTGCTCCGCTGGGCGGAGAGGGTGAGGACCCCGTTGTCGACGCTGACGTCGATGGAACCGGGATCGGCGCCGGGCAGATCGGCGATGAGCAGGTAGTGGTCCTCGACCTTGTACAGGTCCAGGGGCATGAAGCGGGGAGTGCGGGCAGTTCCGGCCGCTGAACCGGTCATCATGCCTCGGGTCCAGGCATCCATGTCGGAAAAGGGATCGAAACGAAGCACAGCAGTTCACCTCCTGATTCTCAAGGCTGCTCGCCACCCGTTAGACGAGCAGTTCATCGCTGTACTGCCAACGAAGATAGCACCGGATCCGGCACTCGTCTAGCACTCTGGAGGTGAGAGTGCCAGATTTTTCCGGGGCCCGAAGACGACGCCGCCCGACCGCGAGTTCGACTGTGCCGGAGTGGGTCCGGTCTGCGCCGGCGTGGCTGCCGGAGGGTCGAACGACGCGATCGGGCGGGGTCGGGTCAGGGTCAGTCGGTGAGCTCGGTGGCGTCGATGCTGAACCCGGCGTTGCGGAGACGGTCGATGAGAGCGTCGCCCATCGCCACGGCGGTCGTCAGCACTCCGGCCCGCTTGGGCAGGTGGTCGCGGTCGAGGGCCAATGCCAGCGCGCTCTCGGCGAGCATCACCGCGGTGGCCTTGTAACCGGGATCGCCCTGGGCGCGCATCCGGGCCTTGTAGCGTCGTCCGGTGGTCGTCCGCGTGAACGTGTCGACCACGAAATAACCGTTCTCGCGCGCCTTTTCGCTGGGTCCGTCACCGGGCTTCGGCAACACGCGGTCGAGGACACGTCGCGTGGGGCCGAAACTCATCGCTCCCATGAACGCGCCGGTGCCGACCGCGACGGCGCCGGCGATCAGGGTCGACACCGCGGGGACGCCGCCGA
The genomic region above belongs to Gordonia hongkongensis and contains:
- a CDS encoding EAL domain-containing protein, whose translation is MLTFGTSVIAVSVDPYHRAVVAYGYETSAAAAERFIEQVLMPISPRARFQRRSDFDWLIHLPWTGAGDDESGRNALIEAARTKLGAHTVSDGERNWFLDVCMGVAVGDVHLAAESEDDLVRHADAALCIALSSRTAVAFASPTMLRHIRAEVDLAGWLTRSVERDFSVFYQPIVAVPDRRVVGYESLLRWHTESGVLAPDAFLSVAEGISLLAPIGRHAIGEAIRDLSGAITRNVGPSTFVSLNLSGQQLWDDGLVSYVHGLIDGHGVEPSRVWVEVREDQAIRVDTSASRAIDALHELGCTICIDDLGAGFSALRYVRDLPVDVLKVDRTLIAQLADSSPDRAVVRAIGEMAAATGVKMVAEGIESEALLPMLEEFGFDYAQGFLFGRPAPLVELFGSDR
- a CDS encoding Hsp20/alpha crystallin family protein, producing the protein MLRFDPFSDMDAWTRGMMTGSAAGTARTPRFMPLDLYKVEDHYLLIADLPGADPGSIDVSVDNGVLTLSAQRSTPSDEGVQWLTSERFSGTYRRQLTLGDAIDSAAISARYDNGVLTVTIPVAEKAKPRRIEVESASRPQAIETSTVT
- a CDS encoding sensor domain-containing diguanylate cyclase, yielding MSLIRRVLRRYDARSMATLISTGGVIPLPVISVLAPETLYPGGMPILLTIWSFIAVVFAVTAIRARLTDLEFAFLGGLGIVGICGTSMILASPRSSTLVLAIVAVIPAIGAISATTRLILSHLALAVVCAATVLAVTTPSLPEYLISFGAMLGLIVVPVFLVVALRKSMEAVLDQQTRLVGIDPLTGLLNRRGFLIRASQLLSAARSSTGWIGILLLDVDHFKKINDQYGHLAGDGVLLAASAAIREHAPVGSEVCRYGGEEFLMFHVVHDADELWLSAERLRAAVAAAAPVTISVGGVCAPLRVAGDPLVSGRFDTAYSTDDVIGNLLGQADACVYQAKENGRDTTVIKSIDAVTWNDGAPSAHAADAERTVSPPSASLYEVFYRRPADFVDIDSRTSGR